Proteins from a single region of Hydra vulgaris chromosome 12, alternate assembly HydraT2T_AEP:
- the LOC100211821 gene encoding protein YIPF6 isoform X2, whose translation MAGEILPGKESEFHELNTSEIEGDIHVAGISIEEEDQSTLDEPITQTLRRDLTAIVSKFLHVIVPRQKKSLLRDWDLWGPLILCILLATLLQGRESDGAPQFAQVFAVVWVGSGVVTLNSKLLGGTISFFQSVCVLGYCVLPLVAALIVCKIILLAKSTTLLFTIRCLVVMVTMIWSCFASLAFLGDSQPHNRKPLAVYPICLFYFVISWLVLSHSG comes from the exons atgGCAGGTGAAATCCTTCCAGGCAAGGAAAGTGAATTTCATGAATTAAATACATCTGAAATTGAAGGAGATATCCATGTAGCTGGAATTTCGATTGAAGAAGAAGATCAAAGCACTTTAGATGAACCCATAACTCAAACTTTA agAAGAGATTTGACTGCTATAGTTTCGAAGTTTCTTCATGTTATTGTTccaagacaaaaaaaatctttgctaCGTGATT gGGATTTATGGGGTCCATTGATTTTATGTATTTTGTTGGCCACACTCCTGCAAGGTAGAGAGAGTGATGGTGCACCACAGTTTGCTCAAGTTTTTGCTGTTGTCTGGGTAGGTTCTGGAGTAGTCactttaaattcaaaacttttaggTGGCACCAT ttcattttttcAAAGTGTTTGTGTTCTTGGTTATTGTGTTCTTCCGCTTGTCGCAGCACTTATAGTTTGTAAGATAATTCTTCTTGCAAAAAGCACGACATTGTTATTTACCATTAGGTGTCTGGTTGTTATGGTGACAATGATATGGTCATGTTTTg CTTCTCTGGCATTTCTCGGCGACAGCCAACCACATAATCGCAAGCCCCTAGCAGTTTATcctatttgtttgttttattttgttattagcTGGCTGGTCTTATCGCACTCTGGATGA